In Granulicatella elegans, one genomic interval encodes:
- the mutY gene encoding A/G-specific adenine glycosylase, translating into MDLEQYGIKMWSEEKIASFQEKLLAWYDKEKRDLPWRHSNNPYHIWVSEIMLQQTRVDTVIPYYHRFLETFPTIESLSNAQEESLLKVWEGLGYYSRVRNMQKAAKQIMEQYGGEFPSTMEEIQTLKGIGPYTAGAIASIAFDLPEPAVDGNLMRVISRLFEIGLDIGNPSNRKVFQAVAEKIISKERPGDFNQALMDLGSDIESPATPHPEDSPVKEFSAAYLNGTMHLYPVKIPKKKPIPMRWEAFVIQNEKGQYLLEKNTYADLLSGFWHFPLIRDYTPTGKQLSLLDEIAEVVEEYPNKNIPMETQFETIYQLKIEKEKTFKGEVKHIFSHQKWEVKLSKYNIQGNTSLEKTNDRELKWAEAEEFHKMPFSKVQTKLWEHVIQQEKNNTL; encoded by the coding sequence ATGGATTTAGAACAATATGGAATAAAAATGTGGTCCGAAGAGAAAATTGCTTCATTTCAAGAAAAATTATTAGCATGGTACGACAAAGAAAAAAGAGATTTACCTTGGAGACATTCGAATAATCCTTATCATATATGGGTGAGTGAAATAATGCTTCAACAAACAAGAGTCGATACAGTGATTCCATACTACCATCGTTTTCTAGAAACTTTTCCAACAATTGAATCTTTATCAAATGCACAGGAGGAATCCTTATTAAAGGTCTGGGAAGGGTTGGGATATTATTCCAGAGTCAGAAATATGCAAAAAGCAGCTAAACAAATTATGGAGCAATATGGCGGTGAGTTTCCAAGTACAATGGAAGAAATTCAAACATTAAAAGGAATTGGTCCGTATACAGCGGGTGCGATTGCTAGTATTGCTTTTGATTTACCAGAGCCAGCAGTAGATGGAAACTTAATGAGGGTGATTAGTCGATTATTTGAAATAGGATTAGATATCGGTAATCCATCCAACAGAAAAGTGTTCCAAGCAGTAGCAGAAAAAATTATTTCAAAAGAACGACCTGGTGATTTTAACCAAGCATTGATGGATTTAGGGTCAGATATTGAGTCACCAGCAACACCACATCCAGAAGATAGTCCGGTAAAAGAATTTAGTGCGGCTTATCTGAATGGAACAATGCATTTATATCCAGTAAAAATTCCAAAGAAAAAGCCAATCCCAATGAGATGGGAAGCATTTGTGATACAAAATGAAAAAGGACAATATTTACTAGAGAAAAATACATATGCAGATTTATTAAGTGGATTTTGGCATTTCCCATTAATAAGAGACTATACACCAACAGGAAAACAGTTGAGTTTATTAGATGAGATTGCAGAAGTAGTAGAAGAGTATCCGAATAAAAATATTCCAATGGAAACTCAATTTGAAACAATTTATCAATTAAAGATTGAAAAAGAAAAGACGTTTAAAGGGGAAGTAAAACATATTTTCAGTCACCAAAAATGGGAAGTTAAATTATCAAAATACAATATTCAAGGAAATACATCACTTGAAAAAACAAATGATAGGGAATTAAAATGGGCAGAAGCGGAAGAATTTCATAAAATGCCATTTTCAAAAGTGCAAACAAAATTATGGGAACACGTGATTCAACAAGAAAAGAATAATACGCTGTAG
- the galE gene encoding UDP-glucose 4-epimerase GalE: MAILVAGGAGYIGSHTVVELDKAGYEVVILDDFSNSSPEVLKRLTTITGKEFPFYEGSILDHDFLTGVFSKEKIDCVIQFAGFKAVGESVAKPLEYYHNNITGTLVLLDVMRNFGVKNIVFSSSATVYGMNNTVPFKEGMPTSATNPYGYTKVMLEQILNDLAFSDKEWSVTNLRYFNPIGAHESGLIGENPNGVPNNLMPYITQVAVGKLPQLSVFGDDYDTHDGTGVRDYIHVVDLARGHVLAVKDNIGNPGAKVYNLGTGIGYSVLDLVHAFMKENNVDIPYKICPRRAGDIATCYADATRAKEVLGWVAEKDLNDMVRDSWNWQKNNPQGY; encoded by the coding sequence ATGGCTATTTTAGTTGCAGGGGGAGCAGGGTATATCGGTTCTCATACAGTAGTAGAACTAGATAAAGCGGGGTATGAAGTTGTTATTTTAGATGATTTTTCTAATAGTTCACCTGAAGTGTTAAAACGATTAACAACGATTACTGGAAAAGAATTTCCATTTTATGAAGGATCTATTTTAGATCACGACTTTTTAACAGGAGTTTTTTCAAAAGAAAAAATTGACTGTGTTATTCAGTTTGCAGGATTCAAAGCAGTGGGAGAATCAGTAGCGAAACCGTTAGAATATTATCATAATAATATTACAGGTACATTAGTGTTATTAGATGTCATGAGAAACTTCGGAGTGAAAAATATTGTTTTCAGTTCAAGTGCAACGGTTTATGGAATGAATAATACGGTACCGTTTAAAGAAGGAATGCCAACAAGTGCAACTAATCCTTATGGATATACAAAAGTGATGTTAGAACAAATCTTAAATGATCTAGCATTTTCTGATAAAGAATGGTCTGTAACGAACTTACGTTATTTCAATCCAATTGGTGCTCATGAAAGTGGATTAATTGGGGAAAATCCAAATGGAGTTCCAAATAACTTAATGCCATATATTACACAAGTAGCCGTTGGTAAATTACCACAGTTAAGCGTGTTTGGGGATGACTATGATACACATGATGGAACAGGAGTTCGAGATTATATTCACGTTGTGGATTTAGCGAGAGGACATGTTCTTGCAGTGAAAGACAACATTGGAAATCCTGGAGCTAAAGTGTATAACTTAGGAACTGGAATTGGTTATAGTGTATTAGACTTAGTTCATGCATTTATGAAAGAAAATAATGTAGACATTCCATATAAAATTTGCCCACGTCGTGCTGGAGATATCGCAACTTGTTATGCAGATGCAACTCGTGCGAAAGAAGTTCTAGGTTGGGTTGCTGAAAAAGACCTAAACGATATGGTTCGTGATTCTTGGAATTGGCAAAAAAATAATCCTCAAGGATACTAA
- the recX gene encoding recombination regulator RecX yields the protein MQITKIEVQKKKKNRFNIYINDEFAFGVDEATLLKFALTKGTELTQDTIREIEQETQYQNAYQKALHFLNFKLRTAKEVYEKLEKLEVSDEVINQVLQQLMEHGFVNDQFYAESYVRENFVLQKKGPKAVAFELKKKGVNDFIIQKALAEFDEATQLDQAIEIAQKYVDRQGNVPVKTVKQKVYGFLMQKGYELDIVQSVISSLTFVKQEENEEELVMKQSERILKTLLSKYEITDSQVWYLLKGKLYQKGFSSSSIDEAIEKLKWESEEWI from the coding sequence ATGCAAATCACTAAAATTGAAGTACAAAAGAAAAAGAAAAATCGTTTTAATATTTACATAAATGATGAATTTGCCTTTGGAGTAGATGAGGCTACTTTATTAAAGTTTGCATTAACAAAGGGAACAGAATTAACGCAAGATACAATCCGTGAAATTGAACAGGAAACACAGTATCAAAATGCCTATCAAAAAGCATTGCATTTTTTGAATTTTAAATTAAGAACAGCCAAAGAAGTATATGAAAAACTCGAAAAGCTAGAAGTGTCTGATGAGGTGATTAACCAAGTCTTGCAACAATTAATGGAGCATGGCTTCGTCAATGACCAATTTTACGCAGAAAGTTATGTGAGAGAAAATTTTGTGTTACAGAAAAAGGGACCTAAAGCTGTAGCGTTTGAATTAAAGAAAAAAGGTGTCAATGACTTCATTATTCAAAAGGCGTTAGCAGAGTTTGATGAAGCAACACAATTAGATCAAGCGATTGAAATTGCACAAAAATATGTCGACCGACAAGGAAATGTACCTGTTAAGACAGTGAAACAAAAAGTGTATGGCTTTTTAATGCAAAAAGGTTATGAGTTAGATATCGTTCAATCTGTAATTTCATCATTAACATTTGTGAAACAAGAAGAGAATGAAGAAGAATTAGTCATGAAACAAAGCGAGAGAATTTTAAAAACATTACTTTCAAAATATGAAATAACAGATTCACAAGTTTGGTATCTCTTAAAAGGGAAGTTATATCAAAAAGGGTTCAGCAGTTCATCCATTGATGAAGCGATTGAAAAATTAAAATGGGAGAGTGAAGAATGGATTTAG
- a CDS encoding DUF402 domain-containing protein yields MQNPREGEFITVKSYKHDGSLHRTWRDSMVLKTSDQAIIACNDHTLVTEADGRRWLTREPALLYYHKHYWFNVVTMIRQKGISYYCNLASPYVLDKEALKYIDYDLDIKIFPDGEKRLLDVDEYEQHRRKMHYSKEIDQILKANVEILVDWINNKKGPFSPEYVDLWYERYCQLTYRKQ; encoded by the coding sequence ATGCAAAATCCAAGAGAAGGAGAATTCATCACTGTCAAGAGTTATAAACATGATGGCAGTCTTCATCGTACGTGGAGAGATAGTATGGTGTTAAAAACAAGTGACCAAGCAATTATCGCTTGTAATGATCATACATTAGTAACCGAAGCGGATGGAAGACGTTGGCTAACAAGAGAACCAGCGCTGTTATACTATCATAAGCATTACTGGTTTAATGTAGTAACCATGATTCGTCAAAAAGGAATATCATACTATTGTAATCTAGCTTCTCCTTATGTATTAGATAAAGAAGCATTAAAATATATTGATTATGATTTAGATATTAAAATATTCCCGGATGGTGAAAAAAGACTATTAGATGTCGACGAATATGAACAACACCGCCGAAAAATGCATTATTCAAAAGAGATTGATCAAATTTTGAAGGCGAATGTTGAAATTCTAGTCGATTGGATTAACAATAAAAAAGGTCCATTTTCACCAGAGTACGTTGACTTATGGTATGAACGTTATTGTCAACTAACCTATCGAAAACAATAG
- a CDS encoding ROK family protein, which yields MVLGSIEAGGTKFVCAIGNHDMEVLERISIPTTTPEETLPKVFEFFKKYEQELEAVGVGAFGPIDSNKKSATFGYITSTPKLAWQNFDFIGELKRHLNVPMNWTTDVNAAAYGEYYFGHGKDLESLVYYTFGTGVGGGAIQRGKFVGGMNFPEMGHMIVKRHPEDNAKCVCPFHSDCLEGLAAGPALQEKAGRPAFELEPTDPIWDIEAYYAAQCIYNTTLILAPEVIVLGGGVMQQSHLLKKVKQEFEKLMNGYVGYPSVDEYIQTPALGNNAATIGCLAMAKTLSER from the coding sequence ATGGTATTAGGTAGTATCGAAGCTGGTGGTACAAAGTTTGTTTGTGCCATTGGAAATCATGATATGGAAGTTTTAGAAAGAATTTCAATTCCAACGACAACTCCAGAGGAAACTTTACCGAAAGTTTTTGAATTTTTTAAAAAGTATGAACAAGAATTAGAAGCGGTGGGTGTGGGTGCTTTTGGTCCTATTGATAGTAATAAAAAATCTGCAACATTTGGATACATTACTTCTACTCCAAAATTAGCATGGCAAAATTTTGATTTCATTGGTGAATTGAAACGTCATTTAAATGTACCAATGAATTGGACAACTGATGTAAATGCAGCAGCTTATGGCGAATACTATTTTGGTCATGGAAAAGATTTAGAAAGTTTAGTGTATTATACATTTGGAACCGGTGTTGGTGGTGGAGCTATCCAACGTGGTAAGTTTGTAGGTGGGATGAACTTCCCTGAAATGGGTCATATGATTGTCAAACGTCATCCTGAAGATAATGCAAAATGTGTATGTCCTTTCCACTCTGACTGTTTAGAAGGTTTAGCAGCTGGACCAGCCTTACAAGAGAAAGCGGGACGTCCTGCATTTGAATTAGAGCCAACTGATCCAATTTGGGATATTGAAGCTTATTATGCTGCACAATGTATTTATAATACAACATTAATTTTAGCACCTGAAGTGATTGTTTTAGGTGGTGGAGTGATGCAACAGTCTCATTTATTAAAGAAAGTTAAGCAAGAATTTGAGAAATTAATGAATGGTTATGTTGGTTATCCTTCTGTTGATGAGTATATACAAACTCCAGCTTTAGGGAATAATGCAGCAACAATTGGATGCTTAGCAATGGCGAAGACTCTTTCTGAACGTTAA
- a CDS encoding helix-turn-helix domain-containing protein, with the protein MEIGSQLKALRVQKGLTQEELAERTDLSKGYISQLENDLSSPSMDTFFDILEVLGCAPKDFFEDGPEEALIVYGPEDMTVMENPKHKTIVTWLNPDSNEHEMEPVILEFQPKGEYKVFEPSLSETFGYVLEGKVQVKVGKQIEIVSKGESFYFEASAKHQIKNAGNETSKVLIVATNSYL; encoded by the coding sequence ATGGAAATAGGGAGTCAATTAAAAGCACTTCGTGTTCAAAAAGGACTGACCCAAGAAGAATTAGCCGAGAGGACGGATTTATCAAAAGGATATATATCCCAATTAGAAAATGATCTAAGTTCACCTTCGATGGACACATTTTTTGATATTTTAGAAGTATTAGGATGTGCGCCAAAGGATTTCTTTGAAGATGGACCGGAAGAAGCTTTAATCGTTTATGGACCTGAAGATATGACTGTTATGGAGAATCCAAAACATAAAACAATCGTGACTTGGTTAAATCCAGATTCAAATGAACATGAGATGGAACCAGTAATATTGGAATTTCAACCGAAAGGCGAATACAAAGTGTTCGAACCATCATTATCCGAAACTTTTGGATATGTTCTAGAAGGTAAAGTTCAGGTGAAAGTAGGAAAACAAATAGAAATTGTCTCAAAAGGAGAATCATTTTATTTTGAAGCTTCTGCTAAGCACCAAATTAAAAATGCTGGCAATGAAACAAGTAAGGTGTTAATTGTTGCAACAAATTCTTATTTATAA